A portion of the candidate division WOR-3 bacterium genome contains these proteins:
- the lepB gene encoding signal peptidase I, with protein MALHKIGQFFARLFREWGPVIIAVLLIRSFLVESFMVPTGSMLNTIAIGDFMLVNKFIYGVKLPFTHRTLVPVSNPRRGDIVVFRFPQDPDEPEPRERYARIFPRWLPLLPVFWDRQAHFFKWYIPPNFVKRCVAVAGDTVEYRGKQLYINGRLQFEPYVVHADQRRLRGLSVSSDSFQRLWEADRFYRTELSPYVRDEFGPVVVPPGHIFAMGDNRDNSEDCRFWGPLPLAYLRGRPLTLYFSSSAVSNPPSIPKIVLSPWAIRADRIGRIVR; from the coding sequence ATGGCTCTGCATAAGATCGGCCAGTTTTTCGCACGCCTCTTCCGGGAATGGGGCCCGGTCATCATTGCCGTACTGCTTATCCGTTCTTTTCTCGTCGAGTCGTTCATGGTGCCGACCGGCTCGATGCTCAACACCATCGCCATCGGCGACTTCATGCTCGTCAACAAGTTCATTTACGGTGTGAAACTCCCATTTACTCACCGGACGCTTGTACCGGTCTCAAATCCCCGCCGCGGTGACATTGTCGTCTTCCGCTTCCCCCAGGACCCTGATGAGCCAGAGCCAAGGGAGCGCTACGCCCGCATCTTTCCGCGCTGGCTCCCCCTGCTCCCGGTCTTCTGGGACCGTCAAGCCCATTTCTTCAAGTGGTACATCCCCCCGAATTTTGTCAAGCGCTGCGTCGCGGTAGCTGGCGACACGGTTGAATACCGCGGCAAGCAACTCTACATCAACGGTCGGCTCCAGTTCGAACCCTACGTCGTGCACGCCGACCAGCGACGCCTACGCGGGCTCTCAGTGTCATCCGATAGCTTCCAACGGCTCTGGGAAGCTGACCGTTTCTACCGCACCGAACTATCACCCTATGTCCGGGATGAATTCGGTCCGGTCGTGGTACCCCCTGGTCACATCTTTGCGATGGGCGATAATCGCGACAACTCCGAGGACTGCCGATTCTGGGGCCCATTGCCGCTTGCCTACCTACGCGGCCGGCCATTGACGCTCTATTTCTCCTCGTCCGCGGTGTCAAACCCACCCAGCATACCAAAGATAGTTCTTTCACCTTGGGCGATTCGGGCTGACCGCATCGGCCGCATTGTCCGCTGA
- a CDS encoding PQQ-binding-like beta-propeller repeat protein, whose amino-acid sequence MNWKKLSTTVALCLVLFLVVSGSLCKKLTPPETPGKPVGPDSTWQGAPARFEVTTTQAQSKEVRYVMNWGDGKQDTTVASFASGAKASVYHAWSDTGHYKVKALAILNDDATKASDWSEEATIRVLPNSPPLPPEIDAPLVAVKNVVAYFSAVTTDPDGNDVGYQFDWGDGKQSVWSDTLVGFLPGNTVWRDTHTYTKLETVSVRCRARDVHKTPGPWSDPVQVVVGLAGGVKWWWWTDDENQYIATTSAAVIIDEGKEYIVITADDGKVYGIDPDGKRRRSGSPVQPEEENEFEGHPAYCAATRHLIIGNSDGELYAFKPSLAKDWHWPGHTHEDSLTYVAWGTAAINGNKIYVPSENDSLYYFTDLGTTGRFEAAYYIPGMVDAPVIDAGGYVYIGTGSGQLYKMPPNLASPVWVKTLQSNSDIHSPAIGSDGTIYCGTSSGRLFAVNQDGTVKWNVALDGEAYRVVISPSALFVATGSGKLYCLNPATGSQNWFKQYGTAEIVTSPILAGDYVYYQDSDDILYCLRQSDGYLIWSCDCIPYGPGKKARRGKPDFFEGQPAILSNGDVVLIGADVMYCVAGYPERPLMSAPWPKWQKDAHNSGKASAW is encoded by the coding sequence ATGAACTGGAAGAAACTCAGCACCACTGTTGCGCTGTGCCTAGTCTTGTTCCTGGTCGTATCCGGCTCGCTGTGCAAGAAGCTGACTCCGCCGGAAACACCGGGCAAGCCGGTCGGCCCGGACTCAACTTGGCAGGGTGCACCGGCCAGGTTCGAGGTAACCACAACCCAAGCCCAGAGCAAGGAAGTCCGCTACGTGATGAATTGGGGTGACGGCAAGCAGGACACGACTGTGGCGAGTTTCGCCTCCGGTGCCAAGGCTTCAGTCTACCACGCCTGGTCTGATACCGGTCATTACAAAGTCAAGGCGCTGGCGATACTGAACGACGATGCAACCAAGGCATCAGACTGGTCTGAGGAAGCAACGATAAGGGTTCTGCCCAACAGTCCACCGCTGCCACCGGAAATTGATGCACCGCTTGTTGCGGTCAAGAACGTGGTTGCCTATTTCTCGGCTGTGACAACTGACCCGGATGGTAATGACGTCGGGTACCAGTTTGACTGGGGCGACGGCAAGCAGAGCGTCTGGAGCGACACCTTGGTTGGATTCCTGCCCGGCAACACGGTATGGCGCGATACCCACACCTACACGAAGCTCGAAACTGTTTCCGTCAGGTGTCGGGCCCGGGATGTCCACAAGACCCCGGGGCCATGGTCCGACCCAGTTCAGGTCGTAGTCGGCCTTGCCGGCGGTGTCAAGTGGTGGTGGTGGACCGATGATGAGAACCAGTACATTGCCACGACGTCGGCCGCGGTCATCATTGACGAGGGCAAGGAATATATCGTCATCACTGCAGATGACGGCAAGGTTTACGGCATTGACCCGGACGGCAAGCGCCGGCGCTCCGGCTCACCGGTCCAGCCCGAAGAGGAGAATGAGTTCGAAGGCCACCCGGCGTACTGTGCGGCCACCAGGCACCTAATCATCGGTAATTCGGACGGCGAACTGTACGCCTTCAAACCGAGTCTGGCAAAAGACTGGCACTGGCCTGGCCACACGCATGAGGACTCACTCACCTATGTCGCTTGGGGTACCGCGGCAATCAATGGAAACAAGATTTACGTGCCAAGTGAGAACGACAGTCTGTACTATTTCACCGACCTGGGCACAACCGGAAGGTTCGAAGCGGCCTATTACATACCAGGAATGGTGGATGCACCGGTAATTGACGCTGGCGGCTACGTTTATATTGGCACCGGTTCCGGCCAGCTATACAAGATGCCACCTAATCTTGCCAGCCCGGTCTGGGTCAAGACACTTCAGTCAAACAGCGACATCCACAGTCCGGCAATCGGCTCAGACGGCACGATTTACTGTGGCACAAGCTCGGGTCGTCTGTTCGCGGTAAATCAAGACGGAACCGTCAAGTGGAACGTTGCCCTGGACGGTGAGGCATATCGTGTCGTAATCAGTCCGAGCGCGCTGTTCGTTGCCACCGGCTCGGGCAAACTGTACTGTCTGAATCCGGCAACTGGCAGTCAGAACTGGTTCAAGCAGTACGGTACTGCAGAGATCGTCACGAGTCCGATTCTTGCTGGTGACTACGTGTACTACCAGGACTCAGACGATATTCTGTACTGTCTGCGTCAGTCCGACGGCTATCTCATCTGGTCGTGTGATTGCATTCCCTATGGCCCCGGCAAGAAGGCCCGCCGGGGCAAGCCGGACTTCTTTGAAGGGCAGCCCGCAATTCTTTCTAACGGCGACGTGGTCCTAATCGGTGCCGACGTGATGTACTGCGTTGCCGGCTATCCTGAGCGGCCGTTGATGTCCGCGCCGTGGCCTAAGTGGCAGAAGGACGCGCACAACAGCGGCAAGGCTTCGGCCTGGTAG